DNA sequence from the Sediminibacillus dalangtanensis genome:
AGCCACAAAACTGGTTAAGACCACATTGATCACAATTTGGAGGGTGGAACCTTCTGAATAACCGAATCCGTTAGCTACCTGCAACACGACAATTGCTGAAGCAGTACCACTGACGATTCCCGAAATATCTCCGATCACGTCATTGCAAAAACTGGCAAAACGATCTGCATTCCGAACAATCAGCAAGGCTTGCTTGGAACCGCTTACCTTTTCCGAGGCCATTGCGTGGAATGGCGTTTCATCTGCAGCAGTTGCTGCAATCCCCAGCATATCAAAAAATATACCAATCAGCACGATAACCAACACGATTAACATTCCTATAATCCATGCTACACCGTTAAGTACGGAAGATGATATAACTGAAAAAATAGCCGCTAACACGAATGTGATAACGGCAATACTTAAACTAAATCGTAACGACTTTTGTAGTTGTGATTTCATTGTTACCCTCATTAATCGGATTCTAAAGTTATGTATCAGGAATGGTCATTTAAAAGGTAAAAACTGCGGCTTAGGTCCAGTAGGTTTTCCCAGATGGATACCGAATGTTGCCATTCTGGCGGTTCCCCTTTAAATCCACCTTAGCTTTGTCACCAAAAGCTAGACTGGATTACCACTTAGTCCGCACTATAATCCCTTTTAAATGTCCAATGGAACAGTCTAGGAGATTTCCTCGACAGTCTTTAGCCGTTCCCTAGCCTCTTTTGCAGCACTGATTTCAAATGGCAAAATAACATAATAAAAGTGGCCGCTTCTATTACGCCGATAGCCATTATCCCCTCAGGACCACTCAAGGCAGGCTACGCTGCGAATAGAGATTCCCTTTCCCTATTGCGCAGGTTCATACCCCATTCCATAGCAGCTGCTAGGCTTAGCCGCCGCTACAGAGATGGGCCTCCGCGGAAGCAGGGTCCTCGCCCACATGCCTTTGTGGATCGCCCTGCTACCTTAACTCCCAGCACTGACCCAAGGCTGGGCGCCTCAAGCCAGCACAAGGAACTTCATCGATGTGCCCTTTGGCGGATTTTTAGGCCCGCCTTCAGGAACGGAGGACCGACTAGAATACTGCACCATTCCCATTTGATTATATTTTATCATAAATCAAAAAAAATCTCAATTTAAGAAAAAGCGGGCATAGAGTAACTACCACTAAAGTAAGGAAACCAATCAGGTCATTCAACGATCGCGGTTGCCGAAGTACTCGGTAATGTCGACTAGTACCGAGCTTTCTACACCTGCTTCCTTCAAAGTTTGCTTCGCTTTTTGAATATACATTTCTTTTTGCTGTATCGCACCATCCAGCCCGAGAAGCTTTGGATAGGTGCTTTTCAAGTTGGTTTCATCGCTGCCTACAGGCTTGCCGATCAACTCGGGGTCACCCTGAACATCGAGAATGTCATCCTGCACTTGAAAAATCAATCCGAGGTAGTAGGCATACTCTTGAAGGGAGGCAATTTGACCAGTAGTAGCCCCGCCGATCATTGCACCGGCAGTCACTGCAAATCGGAGTAGCCTTCCTGTTTTCAACGTATGGATTTGTTCCAGTTGTTCCAAGTCTGCTTTTTTGTCTTCAGCCTGCATATCGAGAACTTGTCCAGCAACCATACCTTTCGGCCCGGCTGCATCAGCTAACTGTCTGATTAATTCCACTTTCTTCGTCTCAGAAACGGCCAATTCCGAAGCGATAATTTCGAAGCTGTATGTTAAAAGTCCATCGCCAGCAAGGATGGCAGTAGCTTCATCAAACTGTATATGATTGGTCGGTTTTCCCCGTCGTATATTATCATTATCCATCGCAGGCAGATCATCGTGAATAAGTGAATAGGTATGAATCATCTCCAGGGCCGCAGCTGCAGGTATGACAGTTTTTATGACTCCGCCATAGGACTCGCAGCTCGCAGCCATTAAAATCGGGCGTAATCTTTTCCCGCCTGCTTCGGCTGAATATTTCATCGCCGCTTTAAGCCGTTCCGGTGCCTCCAGCTTTTTTATATAACCAACGATTGCTTCATCCATCTGGAGTTGTTTTTCCTTCAAATATTTTTCTAGACTTTCGGTCACCCTATTCGTCCTCCTGAATAGAGAAAGGAACAGTTTCGCCCTGTTCATTAACAATTTTCTCCATTTGTTCTTCTACATTCGACAGCTTATCGCTACATAGCTTGGAAAGCTTCATCCCTTCCTGATAATAATTGATCGCCTTTTCCAACGGGACTTCCCCTTCTTCAAGCTTCTCCACAATTTCCTCCAGCTGTTTCATTGCTTCTTCAAAGCTGATTTCTTGGTCACTCATTGTTTCTCCTCCTCGATTCCCCATACCTGGCAGTCCAACGAGCCATCAAAAAGTTTAACCGTCACTTGTTCTCCCGGTTGAACTTTTTTGGTAGAGGATAATACTTCACCGTTTTGCTGATAAGTGATGGAATAACCACGCTTCATCGTATTTAATGGGTTCAATAGAGATAATTTGTCCAGATTTTTTTGGAATCGGTTTTGCCTTGCTTGTACTTCTTTGGCAAAAGCTCGATCAAGCCGTAGACGCAGCTGGTTAAGCTCACGGCCCATCAGCTGTGTCTGTGTTTTCGGATGCTTTAGCATTAGCCGTTTATGAAGAGCCCGAAGGCTGTCTTGCTTGCTATTGTGTCTGGCAGACAATCCTCTGCCAAGACGCTCCACGAATTTATCGAGCTCCTGTTCTTTTTGCCGTAATAATTGAGCAGGATAACGAAAGGCGTATGCTCTTTGCAACTGGCCTAGTCGTTCTTTAGCACTGGCTAATCTGCTTTTTAGCGCTCGATCCATTGAACGATCGAGGGCAATAATTCGCTCTTTGATTTCCGCTTGTGAAGGAACTGCCAGCTCTGCAGCAGCTGTCGGAGTAGCCGCCCGCATGTCAGCAACCATATCACTGATCGTAAAGTCGGTTTCATGCCCTATGGCAGATATTACGGGTACAGTAGAAGCGTGTATGGCCCTGGCAACAATTTCTTCATTAAAGCTCCACAACTCTTCTATCGAGCCGCCGCCGCGACCAACAATCAGAACATCAAAGTCTCCCATTCGGCTGGCTGTTTCGATGGCCTTTACGATGGAGGCAGCAGACTGACTTCCTTGCACAAGCACCGGAAACAGTACAGACTTTGCGATTGGATAGCGTCTCGATAAGGTAGTCATAATATCGCGAACGGCAGCACCTGTCGGAGAAGTGATCACTCCGATTTTTTTCGGATAAACAGGAATGGATTGTTTAACGGAATGATCAAACAGCCCTTCTTTGCTCAACTTTTCTTTTAATTGTTCGAAGGCAAGATAAAGGGCGCCGATTCCGTCAGGCTCCATCTGGGAGATATACAACTGGTACTGGCCTTGCGGCTCGTAAACGCTCAACTCCCCTTTTACCAGGACATTCATGCCATTTTCCGGTTTAAATTTCAAGGACCGGTTATTTCCAGCGAACATCACTGCCTGGATTCTGGAATGGTCATCTTTTAAGGTTAGGTACATATGCCCTCTGCTATGATGCTTAAAGTTGGAAATCTCGGCTTTCAACCAAACATCCTTTAAGTGCCTGTCCATTTCAAATTTCCGTTTTATATATTTTGTCAATGCGGTTACTGTTAAATATCTATCATTCATCGCTGGACACCTGCATATCTGGATTTTCTTCCATCATCTAGAAAGCTGATGATGCCTTTTTGCCGACTTAATCGTATTATGTAATAACATCGTAATCGTCATCGGACCGACCCCTCTAGGGACTGGTGTTATATAGGACGCTTTTTCCGATGCTGCTTCAAAGTCCACGTCTCCCGTCAATTTGCCGTTTTCCATCCGGTTAACTCCGACATCAATGACTACTGCTCCAGGCTTAATATCTTCAGCCGTGATGAAATGTTGTTTCCCAACTGCCACTATCAGTATATCTGCCTCTTTGGTGTACTTTTTCATGTCCTTTGTCCGCGAATGGCAATACGTCACCGTAGCATGTTCATTCAACAGCAATTGCCCGACCGGTTTTCCTACAATATTACTCCGCCCGACTACGACAGCATGTTTTCCTGCAATTTCAATGTTTTTTGATTTTAACATGGTCAAAATACCGAAAGGAGTGCATGGATAGAACGTATCTTCTCCGGTAAGCATCCGCCCGATGTTAATTGGGTGGAAACCATCCACATCTTTTTCCGGACTGATCGCTTCGATTACTGCTTGTTCCTCGATATGACCCGGAAGAGGCAGTTGGACAAGAATACCGTGAATATTTTCATCTGTGTTTAAATCGTCTATCAGATTGAGCAATTCCTGCTGAGAAGTGGTTTCCGGTAATTTAATGAGATTGGAATCAACTCCGACCTCGTCGGATGCCTTTTGTTTTCCTTTCACGTAGGACTGGGAGGCCGGATCATCTCCTATCAGGACGACTGTCAAACCTGGTATGATCCCTTTTTCCGCAAGTTTCTTTACCTCTTCTTTCATTTCCAGTCGCAGATCGGCTGCTAACTCTTTTCCATAAATAATTTCGGCTCCCATATTACTTTCCCCCTATTTTAACATCTTAGATAGAACACCATTGATGAATCTTCCCGATTTCTCGTCTCCATAACTGTTGGCCAGTTCTATCGCTTCATTTATCGCCACGCTGCTTGGCACATCCTCTTTATAGGACAATTCATAAGCAGCGATTCTCAATAAGGTTCTTTCTACAGAAGCAAGTCTGTTGAACGTCCAGTTTTCGAGGTTTTCATCGATTTTCTCATCGATTTCTTGTTTGTGTTCGATTACACCATATACAAGGTCTGTTAAGAAAGCATCATCCGCCGGACCATCCATCACATGCTCGATTGCCTCTTTCGGGGGGATGTCATTGACATCCATCTGAAAAAGAATCTGGAAAGATTTTTCACGTGCTGTTCGTCTTTTCATCGTTTCATTCTCCTTTAGATACCTGTTCAAAAAGACTGGCTCGTCCTGATTCTTTTTGAACAGCTGTTCAAGCAATACCTGTTTCAAATGATAACATGTTACAGGATACAAAGCCATTTCCAGATAATTTTCACAGAAATCATCGAAAAATACAAGCATGCTTTCCTATTCGTCAGGCTAATTAAAAACAAGACCAGGAAGCACCTGTCGCTCCTTGGCCTTGTTTTACTAGTTAGATTGTTTCTTCTTCTGTTTCATCACGATCGATTTGGACACCGACGATGTGAATATTTATCTCATCAATTTCAAGTGCAGTCATATTCCTCAATGCCTGGCGTATATTGGTCTGGATCTTTTGTGCCACTTCCGGAATCCTCGAACCATAGTCAAGCACGACAAATACATCGATCAGGACACCTTTATCAGTGAGTTCGACTTTAATCCCTTTTCCGTGCGACTTTTTTCCGAACCGTTCTGCTACCCCGGATGCGAAGTTACCGCGCATGGCATAAACACCCTGTATCTCGGTAGTGGCGATGCCGGCAATAACCTCGATTACTTCCGGAGCGATTTCCACTTTACCCAGATCAGAGCCTTCACTAACATTCAATAAAGAGTTTTCGTCCATTCCGTTCACTCCTTTTTTATGCTATTCATCTTCCATTATAGTATATTTCTCCAGAAACTTCGTATTAAAATCTCCATCAATAAATTGTGGATGTTCCATCATTCTAATATGGAAGGGAATAGTTGTATGAACGCCCTCAATAACAAATTCGTCCAGCGCTCGTCTCATTCTGTTGATTGCTTCCTGCCTGTCTGCTCCGTGAACGATTAACTTAGCAATCATGGAATCATAATAGGGAGGAATGCTATAGCCCGGGTATGCACCGGAATCGACTCTGACGCCCAGACCTCCTGGAGCAAGATACATATCGATTTTTCCTGGTGAAGGCATGAATTGTTTAAACGGATTTTCAGCATTGATTCTGCATTCAATCGACCAGCCTTCAAACTCGATATCTTCCTGTACGAACGACAAGGGCTGATCGTTGGCAATATTGATTTGTTCCTTGATCAAATCGATTCCGCTTACCATTTCGGTTACCGGATGCTCTACTTGAATACGGGTATTCATTTCCATAAAATAAAACGTTTCTTCTTTCTTATCAAAGATAAACTCGATCGTCCCAGCTCCTGAATAATCAACTGCTAATGCTGCCTTGACTGCCGCGTCGCCCATTTTTTTCCTGATCTCTGGTGTAATCGCCGGTGATGGCGATTCTTCGATCAGCTTTTGCAGACGACGCTGAACGGTACAATCCCGCTCGCCGACATGTACAGCATTGCCATGATTATCGGCCAACACTTGAATTTCCACATGGCGGAAATCTTCAATGTATTTTTCCAAATAAACACCAGGGTTGCCAAAAGCCGTTTCAGCTTCCTTCTGGGTTACTCGGATACCTTTAACCAATTCTTCTTCTGTCTTCGCTACGCGAATTCCTTTTCCGCCACCTCCGGCAGTAGCTTTAATGATTACCGGATAGCCTATTTCTTTGGCTACACGCCGCCCTTCATCCTCATCGGCAATGATCCCTTCTGAACCGGGAACAATCGGAACCCCGGCAGCTTTCATCGTCTCTCGTGCCACATCTTTTGTACCCATTTTTTGAATAGCATAAGCACTCGGTCCGATGAACGTTATATTGCATGCCTTGCAAATTTCAGCGAAATCGGCATTCTCTGACAAAAAACCATAGCCCGGATGAATAGCATCCACTTCGGTTAAAGTGGCTGCACTCATGATATTTGTGAAATTTAAATAGCTGTCCTTGCTTAGTATTGGACCGATACAGTAAGCCTCGTCTGCTAGCTGTACATGTAGGGACTCTTTATCACCTTCTGAATAAACTGCTACTGTTTCAATCCCCAGTTCTTTACATGCACGAATGACCCGAACAGCAATTTCACCTCTGTTTGCAATCAATATTTTCTTAATCACATTGTCATCCCCTTACTATGCCTTGACTCTGAATAATGGTTGTCCATACTCGACGAGTTCTCCGTCTTCAACAAGAATCTCGACAATTTCACCGGATACATCCGCTTCAATTTCGTTGAAAAGTTTCATCGCTTCAACGATACAGACGACCGTATCTTTGTTTACTTTATCGCCTTTTTTTACATATGCATCGCTCTCTGGTTCTGGCGAACTATAAAATGTTCCAACCATAGGCGAAACGATTTCGTGATCGAATGCTCCGGCATCTTGTTCTTTCGATTCGTTTTTTGCAGGTTCTTCTTTAACCTGCTCCTGAGGTTGGACAGGAGCCGCTGCAGGTGCAGGAGCCGCTGTTTCCTGACGGACAGCAGGTTCGCTTACGATGGTTTTTTCCTGGATTACTTCTCCAGCCTGTTTTTTCATGGAAACCTTCGTTCCATTTGATTCATAGTCGAATTCATCAATGGAAGATTCATCGATCAATTTAATTAATTCTCTAATTTCCTGTACATTTAACATAAAGTGGGACACCCCTTTTATCACAATTTAACAACAGGTACTAATAACTCCTCTTAACATTTTACGAAAACAAAATGAAAACTTCAACTCTAACGTAGGAAATAAGAGCAGACTTATCCATTATATCCTGTTGTTCAAACAATGTCTTCTTTCTCGCAATAAAGCGTCTACATTAAGTACATAGGACAAAAGCGCAAGCGCCTGTTTAAAGGAGTACAGGCTAGAGCCGCCACTTCCTGTGGCAACGCCTGCATGGCCCACATCGTGTGGGCCCCCGACAAGCTAAGAACAGCCTTGGCGTGGCGCTTTTTGCCACACAGAGGGTGGGCTTAAGACCTCGAGGGGGTAGGCGCTGGAGCTGAACGTGGCTGTTTCAGCCAATAATGATCCACAGACAGTTAAATTTATCATTTCCTATACAATAAATAAAAACCGACTTCCCCAGGGAGTGTTGCCGGGAAAGTCGGTTTATATGGGAAATTTTTAACTTGTCCGGTTTTAGCTCGCCGGTTGGAACTTCACTTCGATTGTCACTTCACCAAACTCGTCTTTTACCATTTGAATGATATTATTCGCTTCCGTTTTAGACAATTCTTCTGCTTTGACGGTTACAACCACTTCATTATCTTCTGATCGAACGAGCACATCTTCATACTGATTTTCCGCCATAATTGTTTCTTCGATGATTGATTCTTTTTTTGCCGCTTCCTCTAGTTGCTGCATCTCTTCATAGGCGGCATTGATTTCTTCCGTAGAAGCGGTACTTGAGGCGACCGTTTCTTCTAATTCTTCTTTCTTGGCACTTCGATCATCCTGGATTTGCATTCTTATGGAAGTGAACAGTTCATCGGTCGAAGACTCGGAGATGACGGAGTCTCCTTCCTCTAATAATTCTTCACCCTCCCCTTCCACCATTTGGGTTCCTTCCCCTGATGTTTCCTGATCCGCATTATTTAAAAAGGCCAGTTCCTCACTATTTGGAGAACTCATATAATATACACTCAACACAATCATTAAACTTAACATTGTCAATAACCAAACAGTTTGCTTTTTCAGCATGTCAATTCCTCCTTATTATTTTTTAGGCATGACCGAAATCCGGTGGGTCGGGACATCCAAAACCCTGGATACTGCTTCGACTACCCATTGCTTAACCTGCATATGGTCCACTCCTTTGGCTACTACAAGGACCCCCCTTACATCTGGCTTTTTTGTATGGACAAGAAGCGGAACTTCTTTATCACCTTGTCTGACAAGTACGACTTCCTGCTCCCTTGTTGAATCTTCAAGGGTACGCTCTCCACCGTTTTGATCGGTTTCGTCTGTGGTCTGCGTTCCGATGATCAAGTTTTTTTCGTAAACCTTTTGCTTTGTGGAATCTAAGTTCACCATTGCTTCCACGTCGGAAACGCCTTGGATTTTTTCTAATAATGCTGTTAGTTCACTTTCATAATTTCCTTCCAAGTCCGCTATCTCTTCATCCTTCTCAGCGACGGTTTCTTCTTTTTTATTGAGGAAAGTCTCCTGGTCATTGGTATTGCTGTCAGGAGTGACAGATAGCATGTTATCCTCGCTGTTTTTTTCTGGTGAGAATATTCCGCTGACCAAGATCAACAGCAGACCAACAAGCCCGACAATCAGTAGATATGCAAGCTTTGTGGGCTTATTGTCCTCATCCTGCTTTAGCTTAACGTGGGATAACAGTTTTTTTAGTGGGTTATTCACTCTATCCCTCCTCCCAGTCAATGGTTATCGTTTGATCTTCCAATCCCCATGCATCAAACAAAAAGGACTTGATTGGTTTTGAGTCAGGCATGTCCTCCTTTACTGGCTCTTCGCCGATATCTATCACGACCTCTTCCACACTACCCTCTGAATCGACGTTCGTTTGATGTTTTCTTAAGAGAACGTGGATTCCTGTTAACGTTTCGAAGGAAAGGTCTTCCCCTTCTTCAAACTGAAAGGAGATATCAGCAATTTCCACATCATGCTTTTCTTCCAACCCCTCTTCCACTTCATTTTTCATTTGGACAGCCATTTCTTCTAAAATATATGCACGTTGAGAGGCTTGTATTTCTTTTTTCTTTAATTCGATTGAATTTTTCATTTCTTCTTCCTCGGTTTCCATATCAAACCCCGCTGAAGCTTGGGACATCATTGTGTCGATATCCATTTGAAAAAGCCGGAACAAAGGTTGTAAAAAGATCAATATCAACACTAGTCCGACTACTACCTTGATGTATTTTTTCATAGAGGAGTCCGGCATAAGGAGATCGATAACCATCGCCAACAGCAAAAACAAAATAATTTGGGTAACCCACTCCGTCAGTAAGTTCATGCTAACCCCTCCCTGTTCATCGCAACATCACCGTTAAATTGCTGGATGCAACCAGGATCACGATAGCCAGGAAGAACATAAAGGTGACAATCAACAGGGCAGCAAAAATATAAATAATATATTTGCTAATGCTGTCCATACACTCAATCACAGGGCCATCTCCAATAGGTTGAAGGAGAGCGGAAGCGAGTTTATAAATGAGGGCAATCACAAAGATTTTCACAGCAGGAAACAGAGCGATACCAAGTACAAGAATGACACCGACCAATCCGATAGCATTTTTCAACAAAAGAGAAGCACTCAATACGGTATCTGCTGCATCTGTAAACATCCGTCCGACCACAGGAATAAAATTTCCGGTGACAAACTTGGCGGTTTTTAAAGCAATCCCATCCTGAACTGCAGTCGCTGCTCCCTGGACAGAGATAACTCCCAAAAAGGCCGTGAGGAACACCCCCAGCAGTCCTATCCCGATATTTTTCAACAGATCAGCAAGCTGTGTTGCTTTATAATGTTCATTCAACGTACTGACAATGGATAATAATGCTGACAAAAAGAATAGTGGCAGGACGACGACGGAAATCAACAAGACACTAACATGAATAAGAAATACGACTGCCGGGTGAAAAAAAGAAACAGCAGCCATGCTGCCTAAAGAGGCCATCAAACCCAACAACAATGGGAGCAGCGCTACCATAAATCCGCTCATCAGTTCTATTGACTCCTTAGCATAAGAAGCAGCTGAATGGAAACTGTTCAATGCCAGAACAATTAGCACTAAATAAACAATGGCATACGCTATTTTGCTGATATTATTATTTTCAAAAGAGGACTGTAATGTTTGCAAAATCACACAAAATAACGTCAGCAAGATCAACATGCCAAGCAACTTGCCGTTGATGATCACTTCGTGGAACAAGTATTGAAGAATGCCTTTGGCCCAATCTTTGATCGAAAGGGATTCCTGATTTTTGATAAATTCCATAAAGGTGGATTTTTTCAATCCTGGCAGATAACCACTGTATTCATCGACTACATGGTTCCAGTAACCCTTTATTTCATCAAACGATATGGAGTCGACAGTTTGTTCATTTAATTGTTCAAACTGGTTGGGTTCCTCGGCAGCAGCCAAGCCATGGGAAGGAAGGAGAATCATTGTTGCTATCGCTACGGCTAATAATGTGAGGAATTTTGTGAATGAGTGCATCTTCTTCTTTCCTCCCCTCAATTTAAACCGGCAAAAATCCGAGAATTGTTTCTATCACAGCAGTCAAAATCGGAACTGCCAGCACCAAAATAAACACTTTTCCTGCCAGTTCTATTTTTGCCGCAATGGCTCCCAGTCCCGCATCACGAGTCAAATGAGCGCCAAAATCCGCGATATAAGCAATACCGATTATTTTTAAAATCGTTTCTATATAGATTCCGTTTATATTCGCTTTTTGTCCGAGAGTGTTGATCAGCGAAAAAATTTCTGCTATATACTGGATGACTGCGAGAAAAATAACAATACCTGTTATAAGAATCAGCAGGAAGGCCATCGACGACTGCTGGTCTTTCAAAAGGATGTACAGTAAACTTGCCACGATCCCCAAACTAACAATGTGAAAGATTTCCATGGCTACCCCTGGAAAAGGAATACAGATTTGATTTGATTAAATAAGTCAGCAATTTCTTCAATGACAATAATCATCACGATGATAAATCCGACTACCGTGGCGAAATGAGCAATATCTTCTTTTCCCATTTGCTTTAGAATTGTATGAATCATGGCAACAATGATTCCGATACCTGCTATTTGAAATAGAACGGCGGCCTCACCTAGCATGTTATGTTTGCTCCTTTCTAGTCTATATCAAGAGTAGAACGACTAATAATCCAGTCAAAAATCCAAGACTTTTGACCATTTTGCTATACTTTAGCTGCTGATTCTGCGCTTCCTCCAGTTCTCTGTCCAAGTGGGTCAACGCTAATTGAATGTGTTTTTGCTGTTGGGAAAAATCATGCTGTCCCAAAGTCCTACCAAATTGTTTCAAGACCTCCTTCTCGCTGTCTTTCAAAGCGGCATGCGGCCAAAAACGATCAAGATTGTACTTCCATATTTGATACAGATCAGTTGTATTGCCCTGTAAGTCCTTATTCACGGATTGAAAAAACAGCGATACCGGCTTAGGTAGTTGTTTTGCCAGAGTTGCACACGCTTCTGCCAACGGGGCCTGACTGTATAAAATCTCAGCCTCTAATATTTGCAACGCACTTTTCAACTGACGGATCTGCACTGGTCGATCACTCAATTTTCTTGAAAATTCAAAACCTGCCCACGTAGTTGCGCAAAGCAGCAGAATCGCTCCTATCCACTTCATTTTGTCTGCACCTCTGTTTCCTCTCGATACGCTCTCCGTTTCCATTTAAAATCCATTTCACTGCCCCCGGAGCCACTTTTTTCTCTAACACCACATACCTTTGAAAGGCATTACTGTCAAAAAGCGGCAGTAGGGAAGGCCGTTTTTTCAATTCATGCAGATAATCACCATGAATGGAACAAATCACTTTCACGCCTGCATAAATTGCTTCCATCAAGGCTTGTACATCCTTTTCGCTGCCAATTTCATCAACGAGCAAAACCTCTGGTGACATGGAGCGAATCATCATCATCATTCCGTCTGCCTTCGGACAAGCGTCCATGATATCGGTGCGAGGGCCTAGATCATGCTGTGGTATCCCGTCTACACTGCCCCCAATTTCGGAACGCTCATCGATGACCGCTGCCTTTCTGCCTGCTGCTTGTCCCCATCCTGAAGATACCAACCTTACCAAATCTCTTAGCATCGTCGTTTTCCCGGTCTGTGGTGGCCCGATGATCAATGTATTCAAGTAATCTTTCTCATATAGAAACGGAATGATTCCTTCCGCACTTCCCTGCTTTTCTTTAGCAATCCGTATATTAAAAGAGGAAATATCCTTTATCGCTTTAACAGACCCTTTTACTGTATTAACCTTTCCAGAGAGACCGATACGGTGACCGCCTTCTATCGTGATAAACCCCTCGCGCAGTTCGTCTTCCAGACGATAGAGGGAAAATTGACTGATCTGATTTAATAGATATATCCCGTCTTCTTTCGTCAGTATCAATCCATTCGCCCATTCATTTCGACTATCAAAAATAAGTTCAATCGGCCGGGACAGCCTTACCCTTATCTCTTGAAGACTTGTCCATCGCTCGCCGATAATGCTGGCAAGGCTTGTCCTGGACGGTTCTGAAAACAATCGTAAAATTTCTTCCACAAAACCACCCTCGCTTTTTCGAAACGCTCTAAGAGTTTCTAGAATGTAATGAAAACCAGGATTTACAACCCCTTCGTATCCCTTCTATCACTCCTACCAACAATGTATGCCGCACACCGCCAAATATGACAAACGAAAACAAGCACCATAGCAGGAAGGAAGAACCACGGAAACAGGGTCTTTAAAAGGAGGAAGCAGTACAGAGTGTTGGGGACTGCCCCCTTGAATGATTGGTTCAGCCAATCAAGAACAAAGTGCTGGTTATGGGGTCAGACTTTGATAAAAAGCAAATGAGGTTCAGAAGGGTACCTTTGCCTACTAATTTTTATATTATTTATCCCTCTGGATAGTATGGATTCGAAATAAAATGAAGTTGTTTTTTGTTTGCGGGGACTGACCCCGAGTACTGTCAGTCTTTCACTAATTTGAGGCAGAGGGCCTGTCCCTCCTCCAAAATCTGTCCGCACCAACAAAGTGCCTATAAAAAAACCAGTCCGCATTATAGGTGCGGACTGGTTTTTAATCTAGCAGTTATTTTTGTATTGGGTTAGGCGCGGGATACA
Encoded proteins:
- the spoIIIAA gene encoding stage III sporulation protein AA → MEEILRLFSEPSRTSLASIIGERWTSLQEIRVRLSRPIELIFDSRNEWANGLILTKEDGIYLLNQISQFSLYRLEDELREGFITIEGGHRIGLSGKVNTVKGSVKAIKDISSFNIRIAKEKQGSAEGIIPFLYEKDYLNTLIIGPPQTGKTTMLRDLVRLVSSGWGQAAGRKAAVIDERSEIGGSVDGIPQHDLGPRTDIMDACPKADGMMMMIRSMSPEVLLVDEIGSEKDVQALMEAIYAGVKVICSIHGDYLHELKKRPSLLPLFDSNAFQRYVVLEKKVAPGAVKWILNGNGERIERKQRCRQNEVDRSDSAALRNYVGRF